A stretch of Amycolatopsis balhimycina FH 1894 DNA encodes these proteins:
- a CDS encoding protocatechuate dioxygenase produces the protein MGNDHEGQRVSRRRLLAGVSSVGLGALVTACAGKSPVTTTTGETVALQAVTDADLTALFAGARTCTLTASTTQGPYYFDADKIRSDIREDKQGVKLRLALQVQDSETCKPIPHAVVEIWHCDAGGLYSGAEAASGGGGGTPPTGTPPTGTPPTGTPPGGNADLEPTDDKRYLRGAQVTNQRGIVEFTTIWPGWYRGRTVHVHVMVHVGNEKTLTTQLMFDEALNAEVLAKQPYAQRTGRDTFNDGDSIYQPSMLLKVTKAPDGYVGCIVLNADPDHDGV, from the coding sequence ATGGGAAACGACCACGAAGGACAGCGGGTCAGCAGGCGGCGGCTGCTCGCCGGCGTGAGCTCGGTCGGCTTGGGCGCGCTCGTCACGGCGTGCGCGGGGAAGAGCCCGGTCACGACGACCACCGGGGAAACGGTCGCGCTGCAGGCGGTCACCGACGCGGACCTGACCGCGCTGTTCGCCGGCGCGCGGACGTGCACGCTCACCGCTTCCACCACGCAGGGGCCGTACTACTTCGACGCCGACAAGATCCGCAGCGACATCCGCGAGGACAAGCAGGGCGTGAAGCTGCGGCTGGCGTTGCAGGTGCAGGACAGCGAGACGTGCAAGCCCATTCCGCACGCGGTGGTCGAGATCTGGCACTGCGACGCGGGCGGCCTGTACTCCGGCGCGGAAGCGGCCTCCGGCGGCGGGGGTGGGACGCCGCCGACCGGCACCCCGCCGACCGGCACCCCGCCCACCGGCACGCCGCCCGGCGGGAACGCCGACCTCGAGCCCACCGACGACAAGCGGTACCTGCGCGGCGCCCAGGTCACCAACCAGCGCGGGATCGTCGAGTTCACGACGATCTGGCCGGGCTGGTACCGCGGCCGCACCGTGCACGTCCACGTGATGGTGCACGTCGGCAACGAGAAGACGCTGACCACGCAGCTCATGTTCGACGAAGCGCTGAACGCCGAGGTGCTGGCCAAGCAGCCGTACGCACAGCGCACCGGCCGGGACACCTTCAACGACGGTGACTCGATCTACCAGCCGAGCATGCTGCTGAAGGTGACCAAGGCCCCTGACGGGTACGTCGGCTGCATCGTGCTGAACGCCGACCCCGACCACGACGGCGTGTAG
- a CDS encoding DNA topoisomerase IB has translation MGRTRLRRSDLRGPGIRRIRRGRGFSYAMPDGSPVTDAELLERIKALVIPPAWRNVWICPYPNGHVQAVGTDDAGRRQYLYHEQWRRDRDEEKHDRVLQLARRLPKWRAQVEADLAGRGLTRKRVLAAALRMLDRGIFRTGGEEYAEENGTHGVATLLREHAAVRGGECRFCYVAKGGLDREVAIRDPELAAVVKSLLRSRSGSDRLLVYREGGTWREVHAADINERFKELAGEDCTAKDMRTWNATVLAAAAFAAADPPTSETARKRAEAKVMKEVSKALGNTPAVCRSSYVDPRLVEAFRGERTIAPALERAARLDGDEARTVLEKACMRLLKAS, from the coding sequence GTGGGACGCACCAGACTCCGGCGCAGTGACCTGCGCGGCCCCGGCATCCGGCGGATCCGCCGCGGCCGCGGGTTCTCCTATGCCATGCCCGACGGCTCGCCGGTGACCGACGCCGAGCTGCTCGAGCGGATCAAGGCGCTGGTCATCCCGCCCGCGTGGCGGAACGTGTGGATCTGCCCGTACCCGAACGGGCACGTCCAGGCGGTCGGGACCGACGACGCCGGGCGGCGCCAGTACCTCTACCACGAGCAGTGGCGGCGGGATCGCGACGAGGAAAAGCACGACCGCGTGCTGCAGCTGGCGCGCCGGCTGCCGAAGTGGCGGGCCCAGGTCGAGGCCGACCTCGCCGGCCGCGGCCTGACGAGGAAACGGGTGCTCGCCGCGGCGCTGCGGATGCTGGACCGGGGCATCTTCCGCACCGGTGGCGAAGAGTACGCGGAGGAGAACGGCACCCACGGCGTCGCCACACTGCTGCGGGAGCACGCCGCCGTCCGCGGCGGCGAATGCCGGTTCTGCTACGTCGCCAAAGGCGGCCTCGACCGGGAGGTGGCGATCCGGGACCCCGAGCTGGCCGCGGTGGTGAAGTCGCTGCTGCGCAGCCGGTCCGGCAGCGACCGGCTGCTCGTCTACCGCGAGGGCGGGACCTGGCGCGAGGTGCACGCCGCCGACATCAACGAGCGGTTCAAGGAGCTGGCCGGCGAGGACTGCACGGCGAAGGACATGCGGACCTGGAACGCGACGGTGCTGGCCGCCGCCGCGTTCGCCGCGGCGGACCCGCCGACGTCGGAGACCGCCCGCAAGCGCGCGGAGGCGAAGGTGATGAAGGAGGTCTCGAAGGCGCTCGGCAACACCCCGGCCGTCTGCCGGTCGTCCTATGTGGACCCCCGGCTGGTCGAGGCCTTCCGCGGCGAGCGCACGATCGCCCCCGCGCTCGAGCGGGCGGCACGGCTGGACGGCGACGAGGCACGGACGGTGCTCGAAAAGGCCTGCATGCGCCTGCTGAAGGCGTCGTGA
- a CDS encoding DUF1360 domain-containing protein, protein MSVVKEVAEKAKRVQRGYAGEADRPLAGYVGVMGVYGAFVGGLTLLGRAAGARLPRRFGAGDTVLLAAATFKASRLLAKDAVTSPVRAPFTRYEEPAGNDELNESVPGKGPVEHAVGELLSCPFCLNVWIGTGLAAGLVIAPRPARLAATVLTAVGMADALHLLYDAGKKLASG, encoded by the coding sequence ATGAGCGTGGTCAAGGAAGTCGCCGAGAAGGCGAAGCGGGTCCAACGCGGCTACGCCGGCGAGGCCGACCGGCCACTGGCCGGCTACGTCGGGGTGATGGGCGTGTACGGCGCCTTCGTCGGCGGGCTGACCCTGCTGGGCCGCGCCGCCGGGGCCCGGCTGCCTCGCCGGTTCGGCGCCGGCGACACGGTGCTGCTGGCCGCGGCGACGTTCAAGGCCAGCCGGCTCCTGGCCAAGGACGCGGTCACCAGCCCGGTGCGCGCGCCGTTCACCCGGTACGAAGAGCCGGCCGGCAACGACGAGCTGAACGAGTCGGTGCCCGGGAAGGGGCCCGTCGAGCACGCGGTGGGCGAGCTTCTTTCGTGCCCGTTCTGCCTGAACGTCTGGATCGGCACCGGGCTCGCCGCGGGCCTGGTGATCGCGCCGCGGCCGGCCCGCCTGGCGGCCACGGTGCTGACCGCCGTGGGCATGGCGGACGCCCTGCACCTGCTCTACGACGCGGGCAAGAAGCTCGCGTCCGGTTAG
- a CDS encoding FAD-dependent oxidoreductase, producing the protein MTALPEPLSLWIETAPAPDRTGVPVPGSADVAVLGAGIAGLTTALLLARGGRSVVVLEAERVAAGVSGHTTAKVSAQHGAKYAELTARHGAPAAKIYAGTQAAAGEWIAGTAAELGIDCGFTRADSYVYTTREKTVDSLKREADAAAAAGLPASFTEDVALDVPALGAVRTTGQAHFHPRRWLLGLAAEIERAGGTIVEHARATAVNGQTVRTSRGDVVAGDVVVATHYPVLDRGLYFARLDPVRDLVVAGPAAGNATVEGMFLDADTHHSVRRYTERGTPMVIAGGEHYRVGAHVNVERRYQRLADWADEHAGLHRVTHRWSAHDMSTVDKLPYVGRYLPGTKDLWVATGFGQWGMTGGTAAGHVLAARILGEPHPAADLFDPNRFDPRSVLEVAQDNLIVAKYLVGDHVAALWRSEKLDDLQPGEAEVVRVGGELVAAHRDDTGQLHTVGAHCTHLGCLVSFNDAERTWDCPCHGSRFGVDGEVVQGPAVRPLHRGPR; encoded by the coding sequence ATGACAGCCCTGCCCGAGCCGCTTTCGCTGTGGATCGAGACCGCCCCCGCCCCGGATCGCACCGGCGTGCCGGTGCCCGGGTCCGCCGACGTCGCGGTGCTCGGGGCGGGCATCGCCGGGCTCACCACCGCGCTGCTGCTCGCCCGCGGCGGCCGGTCGGTGGTCGTGCTGGAGGCCGAACGGGTCGCCGCCGGGGTGTCCGGCCACACCACCGCCAAGGTCAGCGCCCAGCACGGGGCGAAGTACGCGGAGCTGACGGCCCGGCACGGCGCTCCAGCCGCGAAGATCTACGCCGGGACCCAGGCCGCGGCGGGCGAGTGGATCGCCGGCACGGCGGCCGAGCTGGGGATCGACTGCGGGTTCACCCGCGCCGACAGCTACGTCTACACCACGCGCGAAAAGACGGTGGACTCGCTCAAGCGGGAAGCCGACGCCGCCGCGGCGGCGGGCCTGCCGGCGTCGTTCACCGAGGACGTCGCCCTCGACGTGCCCGCGCTCGGCGCCGTGCGGACCACCGGGCAGGCACACTTCCACCCGCGCCGGTGGCTGCTCGGCCTGGCCGCCGAGATCGAGCGGGCGGGCGGGACCATCGTCGAGCACGCCCGCGCGACCGCGGTGAACGGGCAGACCGTCCGCACTTCGCGAGGCGACGTCGTGGCGGGCGACGTCGTCGTCGCGACCCACTACCCGGTGCTCGACCGCGGCCTGTACTTCGCCCGGCTCGACCCGGTGCGCGATCTCGTGGTCGCCGGCCCGGCGGCCGGGAACGCCACGGTGGAAGGCATGTTCCTCGACGCCGACACGCACCATTCCGTGCGCAGGTACACCGAGCGGGGCACGCCGATGGTGATCGCCGGCGGCGAGCACTACCGCGTCGGCGCCCACGTCAACGTCGAACGCCGGTACCAGCGGCTCGCGGACTGGGCGGACGAGCACGCGGGCCTGCACCGCGTGACCCACCGCTGGTCGGCGCACGACATGTCCACTGTGGACAAACTGCCGTACGTCGGCCGGTACCTGCCCGGGACGAAGGACCTGTGGGTGGCCACCGGGTTCGGCCAGTGGGGCATGACCGGCGGCACCGCGGCCGGGCACGTCCTCGCGGCGCGGATCCTCGGCGAGCCACACCCGGCCGCGGACCTGTTCGACCCCAACCGCTTCGACCCGCGGTCGGTCCTCGAGGTCGCCCAGGACAACCTGATCGTCGCGAAGTACCTGGTCGGCGACCACGTCGCGGCGCTGTGGCGGTCGGAGAAGCTCGACGACCTCCAGCCCGGCGAGGCCGAGGTGGTTCGCGTCGGCGGCGAGCTCGTCGCCGCCCACCGCGACGACACCGGGCAGCTGCACACGGTCGGCGCGCACTGCACCCACCTCGGCTGCCTGGTTTCCTTCAACGACGCCGAAAGGACCTGGGACTGCCCCTGTCACGGCTCCCGGTTCGGCGTGGACGGCGAAGTCGTGCAAGGCCCGGCGGTCCGGCCGCTGCACCGCGGCCCGCGATGA
- a CDS encoding ATP-grasp domain-containing protein has product MSTNIFVIGLDEENRRVLDRLPWSGSYRFHGLLTPEELQHGEIDFEALLKTAQHELDAFDGDVGAIVSYWDFPAASLVPILCARYDLPSVSLEAVLKCEHKYWSRLEQRKVIDELPNFGIVDLDAERPAPPEGVDFPMWLKPVKSFSSELAFKAGNESEFADAVAEIRAGVGRVGEPFGYVLEQVELPPEIARVGGAACLAEAALHGVQAAVEGYVYQGEVVVYGALDSINYPDSSSFLRHQYPSQLGEEAVQRMRDVAERVMKQIGFDNGTFSIEFFCDPESGQVCLLEINPRHSQSHAELFEFVDGVANHEIMVRLGLGQNPGRRPSKGKYQIAGKWYLRRFEDGVVTRVPTADEIAAIQERVEGTQIEIIPEAGQRLSDLPEQDSYSFELAHLFVAGHTEHEMVQKYQACVDALPFEFDQA; this is encoded by the coding sequence ATGAGTACGAACATCTTCGTGATCGGCCTGGACGAGGAGAACCGGCGGGTCCTCGATCGCCTGCCCTGGTCCGGGAGCTACCGGTTCCACGGCCTGCTGACCCCCGAAGAGCTGCAGCACGGCGAAATCGACTTCGAAGCACTCCTGAAGACGGCGCAGCACGAGCTCGACGCGTTCGACGGCGACGTCGGCGCGATCGTCAGCTACTGGGACTTCCCGGCCGCGTCGCTGGTCCCCATCCTGTGCGCGCGGTACGACCTGCCCAGCGTGTCGCTGGAGGCGGTGCTGAAGTGCGAACACAAGTACTGGAGCAGGCTCGAACAGAGAAAGGTGATCGACGAGCTCCCGAACTTCGGCATCGTCGACCTCGACGCCGAGCGGCCCGCCCCGCCCGAGGGCGTCGATTTCCCGATGTGGCTCAAGCCGGTCAAGTCGTTCTCCTCGGAGCTCGCGTTCAAGGCCGGGAACGAGAGCGAGTTCGCCGACGCCGTCGCCGAGATCCGGGCCGGTGTCGGCCGCGTGGGGGAGCCGTTCGGGTACGTGCTCGAACAGGTCGAGCTCCCGCCGGAGATCGCCCGCGTCGGCGGCGCGGCTTGCCTGGCCGAAGCGGCGCTGCACGGCGTCCAAGCCGCTGTGGAGGGGTACGTCTACCAGGGCGAGGTCGTCGTCTACGGCGCGCTCGACTCGATCAACTACCCGGACAGCTCGTCGTTCCTGCGCCACCAGTACCCGTCGCAGCTGGGCGAGGAGGCCGTCCAGCGGATGCGCGACGTCGCGGAGCGGGTGATGAAGCAGATCGGCTTCGACAACGGCACCTTCAGCATCGAGTTCTTCTGCGACCCCGAGTCCGGCCAGGTGTGCCTGCTGGAGATCAACCCGCGGCATTCGCAGTCGCACGCCGAACTCTTCGAGTTCGTCGACGGGGTCGCCAACCACGAGATCATGGTGCGCCTCGGCCTCGGCCAGAATCCCGGGCGCCGTCCCAGCAAGGGCAAGTACCAGATCGCCGGGAAGTGGTACCTGCGCCGCTTCGAAGACGGCGTCGTGACGCGCGTGCCGACGGCCGACGAGATCGCGGCGATCCAGGAGCGCGTCGAAGGCACCCAGATCGAGATCATCCCCGAAGCGGGGCAACGGCTTTCGGACCTGCCGGAGCAGGACAGCTACAGCTTCGAGCTGGCCCACCTGTTCGTCGCGGGGCACACCGAGCACGAAATGGTGCAGAAGTACCAGGCGTGCGTCGACGCGCTGCCGTTCGAGTTCGACCAGGCATAA
- a CDS encoding methyltransferase has translation MTTSAEPVRPGPLAARAVPPVPRLLRLPGVYRPQEDTALLAAAIDDLTIPAGARALDLCTGTGAQALTLARRGARTVLAVDLSRRALVSARLNAFARRLAVRPCRGGLARALGEGPFDVVVANPPYVPSPAPTVRSSRGWDAGPDGRAVLDPLCSAAGTLLRAGGTLLLVQSTMSDVDRSRELLAAQGLRTSVARSARIPFGPVLSGRTAFLESAGLIEPGQRMEELVVLRADR, from the coding sequence ATGACCACGTCGGCGGAACCCGTCCGCCCGGGCCCCTTGGCCGCCCGGGCCGTGCCGCCCGTCCCGCGGCTGCTGCGGTTGCCCGGCGTCTACCGCCCCCAGGAGGACACCGCCCTGCTGGCCGCGGCGATCGACGACCTGACCATCCCGGCCGGCGCGCGGGCTCTGGACCTCTGCACCGGCACCGGCGCGCAGGCGCTCACCCTGGCCCGCCGGGGCGCGCGAACCGTGCTGGCGGTGGACCTTTCGCGCCGGGCGCTGGTTTCGGCGCGGCTCAACGCGTTCGCGCGCCGGCTCGCGGTACGCCCGTGCCGGGGCGGCCTCGCCAGAGCACTGGGTGAAGGCCCGTTCGACGTCGTGGTCGCCAACCCGCCGTACGTGCCGTCCCCGGCGCCGACGGTCCGGTCCAGCCGGGGCTGGGACGCGGGCCCGGACGGCCGGGCGGTCCTGGACCCGCTGTGCTCGGCCGCCGGCACGCTCCTGCGCGCGGGCGGGACGTTGCTGCTCGTGCAGTCGACGATGTCCGATGTGGACAGATCACGGGAGCTCCTGGCCGCGCAAGGCCTCCGGACGTCGGTGGCCCGCAGTGCGCGGATCCCGTTCGGCCCGGTCCTGTCCGGACGGACGGCGTTCCTCGAGTCGGCCGGGCTGATCGAACCCGGTCAGCGGATGGAGGAGCTGGTGGTGCTGCGTGCCGACCGCTGA
- a CDS encoding CDGSH iron-sulfur domain-containing protein → MPTAERRPRRVTVVPGGPVLVEGPVELCTPDGEVVKSDRFLVAVCACRRSKRYPFCDTSHRKRVRTQDG, encoded by the coding sequence GTGCCGACCGCTGAGCGCCGTCCCCGCCGCGTGACCGTCGTACCCGGCGGGCCGGTCCTGGTGGAAGGACCGGTCGAGCTGTGCACGCCGGACGGCGAAGTCGTGAAGTCCGACCGGTTCCTGGTCGCGGTGTGCGCGTGCCGGCGCAGCAAGCGGTACCCGTTCTGTGACACCAGCCACCGCAAACGGGTGCGCACCCAGGACGGCTGA
- a CDS encoding iron-containing redox enzyme family protein — MTTSLAGAALPAARGSLSESVLAILLRARPRADLDFDGLADADPLGDDLQLALHLCYELHYQGLPGVSADWEWDPELLRLRGALEARFLTALRENVAGGDDVAAELDALLVEPVDAEGVSHFLRDHGGWKQVREYFAHRSIYHHKEADPHAWVIPRLRGRAKAALVAVEFDEFGGGRAEFVHARLYADLLRAAGLPDGYLELIDHVPGTMLAVVNMMSLFGLHRSLRGALCGHFAAAEITTAPSAQRMDQALRRLGAPEACRFFYTEHIEADAVHEQVMRHDVLGDLLEQEPELAADVVFGIQATEFLEGRFGARLLNSWKAGRSSLLRPLG, encoded by the coding sequence ATGACGACCTCCCTCGCCGGGGCCGCACTCCCGGCCGCCCGGGGCTCCCTCTCGGAGTCCGTGCTCGCGATTCTCCTGCGTGCCCGCCCGCGGGCGGACCTCGACTTCGACGGCCTGGCGGACGCCGACCCGCTCGGCGACGACCTCCAGCTGGCCCTGCACCTGTGCTACGAACTGCACTACCAGGGCCTGCCCGGCGTGTCGGCCGACTGGGAGTGGGACCCTGAGCTGCTGCGCCTGCGCGGCGCGCTGGAGGCCCGGTTCCTCACCGCACTTCGCGAAAACGTGGCGGGTGGCGACGACGTGGCGGCCGAACTCGACGCCCTGCTGGTCGAGCCGGTCGACGCCGAAGGCGTCTCGCACTTCCTGCGCGACCACGGCGGCTGGAAGCAGGTGCGGGAGTACTTCGCGCACCGGTCGATCTACCACCACAAGGAAGCCGACCCGCACGCGTGGGTGATCCCCCGGCTGCGCGGCCGCGCCAAGGCCGCGCTGGTCGCGGTGGAGTTCGACGAGTTCGGCGGCGGCCGCGCGGAGTTCGTGCACGCGCGGCTGTACGCCGATCTGCTGCGTGCGGCGGGGCTGCCGGACGGCTACCTGGAGCTGATCGACCACGTCCCCGGCACGATGCTGGCGGTGGTCAACATGATGTCGCTGTTCGGCCTGCACCGGTCGCTGCGGGGCGCGCTGTGCGGCCACTTCGCGGCGGCGGAGATCACGACCGCGCCGTCCGCGCAGCGGATGGACCAGGCCCTGCGGCGCCTCGGCGCCCCGGAGGCGTGCCGGTTCTTCTACACCGAGCACATCGAGGCCGACGCGGTCCACGAGCAGGTGATGCGCCACGACGTGCTCGGCGACCTGCTCGAGCAGGAGCCCGAGCTGGCCGCCGACGTCGTCTTCGGCATCCAGGCGACGGAGTTCCTGGAGGGCCGGTTCGGCGCACGGTTGCTGAACAGCTGGAAGGCCGGCCGCTCATCGCTGCTCCGGCCCCTCGGCTGA
- a CDS encoding carboxylate-amine ligase, translating into MSDGPPTMGVEEEFLLVNPRTGHASPCAEPVLARYRHHGPLPHGVKVHRELRLTQIEAASGVCTTADELRNQLTVARRVLAGAAAAEDCALLATGTPVGPGPAAAPPEGTGRYAEIDAAYGAVVADYDACGCHVHVGVADPDTAVAVVNHLGRRLPTLLALSANAPFDHGRDTGYHSWRMVLQSRFPGSGVAPYLRDHDEYRRVVETLVGCGALVDPDQTFWLGRPSGRFPTVEFRIADTALTVDHAVLQALLSRALVQRALADLDRGREAAPLSPQVAAAAVWAAARHGLTGELVDAGEETRHPAWSLVGELLAHVREPLEESGDLDEVENLLAALRTDGTGSVQQRAVAGRGTAAAVRWLTARTVPSGHGTLLTG; encoded by the coding sequence ATGTCCGACGGCCCGCCCACGATGGGTGTCGAAGAGGAGTTCCTCCTCGTGAACCCGCGCACGGGACACGCGTCGCCGTGCGCTGAGCCGGTGCTGGCGCGCTACCGCCACCACGGGCCGCTCCCCCACGGCGTCAAGGTCCACCGCGAACTGCGGCTCACCCAGATCGAGGCCGCCAGCGGCGTCTGCACCACCGCCGACGAGCTCCGGAACCAGCTGACGGTGGCCCGGCGCGTGCTGGCCGGGGCCGCGGCGGCCGAGGACTGCGCGCTCCTGGCGACCGGCACGCCGGTCGGGCCCGGACCGGCCGCCGCGCCGCCCGAAGGCACGGGCCGCTACGCCGAGATCGACGCCGCTTACGGCGCGGTGGTCGCCGACTACGACGCCTGCGGCTGTCACGTCCACGTCGGCGTCGCCGATCCCGACACCGCGGTCGCCGTCGTCAACCACCTGGGCCGCCGGCTGCCGACGCTGCTCGCGCTGTCGGCCAACGCGCCGTTCGACCACGGGCGCGACACCGGTTACCACAGCTGGCGGATGGTCCTGCAGTCACGCTTTCCCGGCTCCGGCGTCGCGCCGTACCTGCGAGACCACGACGAATACCGCCGGGTGGTCGAGACGCTGGTCGGCTGCGGCGCGCTCGTGGACCCGGACCAGACGTTCTGGCTGGGCCGCCCCTCCGGCCGGTTCCCGACGGTCGAGTTCCGGATCGCCGACACCGCGCTGACCGTCGACCACGCCGTGCTGCAGGCCCTGCTGAGCCGGGCCCTGGTCCAGCGGGCGCTGGCCGACCTCGACCGGGGCCGGGAAGCGGCGCCGCTGTCCCCGCAGGTGGCCGCGGCGGCGGTGTGGGCGGCGGCGCGCCACGGCCTCACCGGGGAACTCGTCGACGCCGGCGAGGAGACCCGGCACCCCGCGTGGTCGCTGGTCGGCGAACTCCTGGCGCACGTGCGGGAACCCCTGGAAGAAAGCGGCGACCTCGACGAAGTCGAGAACCTGCTCGCGGCACTGCGCACCGACGGCACCGGGTCCGTGCAGCAGCGCGCGGTGGCCGGGCGCGGGACGGCGGCCGCGGTGCGGTGGCTCACCGCCCGAACCGTGCCGTCGGGGCATGGAACGCTGCTCACGGGGTAG
- a CDS encoding STAS domain-containing protein — protein sequence MTTHERVRVATVDPPSARRLPAPRASSDGDLRSQTRWKSADAIVVEVGGEIDACTAPLLEAALAEHVRACPGVLRVDLGQVGFLGAAGLRTLVRAHRDAEAAGVHLVIDPGRSRAAVRALELLDALDVPLR from the coding sequence ATGACAACTCACGAGCGGGTGCGCGTGGCCACGGTGGATCCGCCGTCGGCACGCCGGTTGCCCGCGCCCCGCGCCTCGTCGGACGGCGACCTGCGGAGCCAGACCCGGTGGAAGAGCGCGGACGCGATCGTCGTGGAGGTCGGCGGGGAGATCGACGCGTGCACCGCGCCCCTGCTGGAAGCCGCGCTGGCCGAGCACGTCCGCGCGTGCCCCGGCGTCCTGCGCGTCGACCTGGGCCAGGTGGGGTTCCTCGGTGCCGCGGGCCTGCGGACGCTGGTCCGGGCCCACCGCGACGCCGAAGCCGCCGGCGTCCACCTCGTCATCGACCCCGGGCGCTCCCGCGCGGCCGTGCGCGCGCTCGAACTGCTCGACGCCCTCGACGTGCCCCTTCGTTAG
- a CDS encoding carboxylate-amine ligase, translated as MNEPTGDVLTFGVEEEFFVVDRRGHLSQAGDDVVDAAEAAGDEQGELQHELTRSQAEAATDICRTHAEALRQLRGLRGDLARAARRRGCRLLPAGSPVLSESDPPRITPNPRYERMAEHFGATARTSLTCGCHVHVAIPDKETGIRVLGRIRPWLPALLTVTANSAVADDYDTGYSSWRYQQWSRWPSAGPPPRFASLDEYESIVDAWLRAGSILDRGMIYWDVRLSEKQPTLEFRIADVAATPEEAVLLAVLARGLVATALDDDDPPPYLSNEVLRAQLWRASREGVMGCCPHPKSGSLEPAKAVLDDLIALTAPALEAAGDLEFAREGTARLAAEGGGADRQRRRFAERQRGEDVVDLLAGDS; from the coding sequence GTGAACGAACCGACCGGCGATGTGCTGACCTTCGGCGTCGAAGAGGAGTTCTTCGTCGTCGACCGCCGGGGCCACCTGTCCCAGGCCGGCGACGACGTCGTCGACGCCGCCGAGGCGGCCGGCGACGAGCAGGGCGAGCTGCAGCACGAGCTCACCCGGTCGCAGGCCGAGGCCGCCACCGACATCTGCCGGACCCACGCCGAGGCCCTGCGCCAGCTGCGCGGGCTGCGCGGCGACCTGGCCCGGGCCGCGCGGCGGCGCGGGTGCCGGCTGCTGCCCGCCGGGTCCCCGGTGCTGTCCGAAAGCGACCCGCCGCGCATCACGCCGAACCCGCGCTACGAGCGGATGGCCGAGCACTTCGGCGCCACCGCGCGGACTTCGCTCACCTGCGGCTGCCACGTCCACGTCGCGATCCCCGACAAGGAGACCGGCATCCGGGTGCTCGGCCGGATCCGGCCGTGGCTGCCCGCACTGCTGACGGTGACCGCGAACTCGGCGGTCGCCGACGACTACGACACCGGCTACAGCAGCTGGCGCTACCAGCAGTGGAGCCGCTGGCCCTCGGCCGGCCCGCCGCCGCGCTTCGCGTCGCTGGACGAGTACGAAAGCATCGTCGACGCGTGGCTGCGCGCGGGCTCCATCCTCGACCGCGGGATGATCTACTGGGACGTCCGGCTGTCGGAGAAGCAGCCGACGCTGGAGTTCCGCATCGCCGACGTCGCCGCGACGCCGGAGGAAGCGGTCCTGCTGGCCGTATTGGCCCGTGGCCTGGTCGCCACGGCGCTCGACGACGACGATCCGCCGCCGTACCTCTCGAACGAGGTGCTGCGCGCCCAGCTCTGGCGGGCCTCGCGGGAAGGGGTCATGGGCTGCTGCCCGCACCCGAAGAGCGGGAGCCTCGAACCGGCGAAAGCGGTGCTCGACGACCTGATCGCGCTGACGGCGCCCGCGCTGGAAGCGGCCGGGGACCTCGAATTCGCGAGGGAAGGAACGGCGCGGCTGGCGGCCGAAGGCGGCGGCGCCGACCGGCAGCGGCGGCGCTTCGCGGAGCGGCAACGCGGCGAAGACGTCGTCGACCTGCTCGCCGGCGACAGCTGA
- a CDS encoding hemerythrin domain-containing protein — protein MSTDAIVLLKNDHKTVEKLFKQFEKAGEDAYDEKRRIADSIIEELTVHAYIEEEIFYPAARAAVPETKDHILESVEEHHVVVWMLSELLAMDAKEETFDAKVTVLTENVRHHVEEEEDEWFPEVRSAMGRKQLQELGQRMIDARPKAPKNPLDLKSAKA, from the coding sequence ATGTCGACCGACGCGATCGTGCTGCTCAAGAACGACCACAAGACCGTGGAGAAGCTCTTCAAGCAATTCGAAAAGGCGGGGGAGGACGCGTACGACGAGAAGCGCCGGATCGCCGACTCGATCATCGAGGAGCTGACCGTCCACGCCTACATCGAGGAAGAGATCTTCTACCCGGCCGCGCGGGCGGCCGTGCCGGAGACGAAGGACCACATCCTGGAAAGCGTGGAAGAGCACCACGTCGTCGTGTGGATGCTTTCCGAGCTGCTCGCCATGGACGCGAAGGAGGAGACCTTCGACGCGAAGGTCACGGTGCTCACCGAGAACGTCCGCCACCACGTCGAAGAGGAAGAGGACGAGTGGTTCCCCGAGGTCCGCTCGGCCATGGGCCGCAAGCAGCTGCAGGAGCTGGGACAGCGGATGATCGACGCGCGCCCGAAGGCCCCGAAGAACCCCCTCGACCTCAAGAGCGCGAAGGCCTGA